The Candidatus Bathyarchaeia archaeon DNA window AACCCTTCTGAGTTTCGGAAGGATCTTCACAAGGTTCGTCCTCGCCTTGCTGGAAATCTTCATACTCGAAAACTGTATGGGGGAAAGCTCTTCAAGGGACACAGCTCCAAGGGACATGTCGAGATGAACGATGTCAGCCTCGACACTTGCAAGTAGCTGTCTACAAAGCTCAGCCTCGTAAACTATTGCCTCGTGACTGTTTCCAGCATCCACGAAAACGGGTTTCGCCAAAAAGCGGTTGGGTCCACGGTAGGGTGGCTCAACGACAACGGCAGCCGTTGCAACAATTGCCCTTGGCTCAAATTTTTCATCAAGAATTGCCGAAGCAGAATCCGCAGCAACTATCCTCAAAATCTCCACCTCTCCTTAAAGATTAGGTGCCTTTAGAAATTTAGGTCTACCGCCCCTCAAACAAGGCTTCTA harbors:
- a CDS encoding DUF4152 family protein translates to MRIVAADSASAILDEKFEPRAIVATAAVVVEPPYRGPNRFLAKPVFVDAGNSHEAIVYEAELCRQLLASVEADIVHLDMSLGAVSLEELSPIQFSSMKISSKARTNLVKILPKLRRVSGEISQKYGVDVLAIGKESIPVRIAELTAGAHAIIYASEKALKQREPLMLGLPSKCQPKIVENKVYLCSLMAAEHDVSGYAVDVEGVLEKVNIVEMLNPCARGFRTLKIAPKT